DNA from Sorex araneus isolate mSorAra2 chromosome 6, mSorAra2.pri, whole genome shotgun sequence:
AATTGGTGTTAATGActgaaatgaaacagaagaatTAGAGGAAAATATCTAAAGGTATACCAGGAGCTCAAGTGATTAACTTGCATGAAGGGGAGTGTTCAGAGCTACACTGCATTGCTCTTTGCATTAACTGTGGAGAGAGCACACTAAACACTTGCCATAGAACTAAACactatttttttagaaataatttcctCAGTGCTGCAATGACATCCTTGTTTCGAAGGCTGTATATCATAGGATTAAACATTGGAGTCACTATAGTATAGAAAAGAGACAAGAGTTTATCAATTCCTGGAGAATGCGTAGATTTAGGTCTTAAGTAGGTGATGGTAGCAGATGCAAAGAATAAAAGTACAACGACCAAATGGGAAGAACAGGTGGAGAAAGCTTTGGCCCGTCCTGTAGCTGTTGGCAACCTCAGAATGGTGCCAATGATTTTGCTGTAAGAGGCAAGTATCAACATGAAAGGGAACGCTACAAAGAGCAGAGCTACTACATAAACAGATATCTCATGTGCAGTGGTGTTTCCACAAGCTAGCTGAAGAATGGGAGGGATGTCACAGAAGAAATGATTGATTTTGTTGGAGTTGcagaaatccagaaaaaaaatttgacagGTTTGCCCTATCTGGACTGGGATTCCACCAATCCAGGAGCCAACAGCTAGCTGGACACAGGTCTTGTGGTTCATGACGAGAGGGTAGTGCAGAGGGTtacagatggccacgtagcggtcataggacatcacagCCAAAAGGAAACACTCAGTGGCTCCCAGCATAAGGAAGAAGCACATTTGGGTAGCACAGTTCAGTCTAGAAATGCTTCCATCCTGAGTCCACAAGTCTTTCAGCATCCTGGGGAGAGTGACTGATACATAACAGATTTCCAATGAGGAaaaatttcccagaaaaaaatacatgggttTCTGTAGTGAAGGATCAAGACtggttattgttattattagagTATTTCCcagtaatataattaaataaatgacaGAGAAGATTCCAAACAATAACCCTTGGATCTTTGGAAGATCAGAAAATCCCACGAGGACAAATTGGTTCACCATGGAtaaatttttgtcttctttcatcttttcatatGTCATCTGTACATATGATTAAATGAGAGATTGCAAGTTAATTCCTGTGCCTCATGTTTTACCTAAGAAATTATGACTGAGATTCTAAGGAACTAAATAGTGACTAAGAGGTTACCTTGGTATGGATTTCTTTTGTCTAAGTCTACTAAACTCAAGATCTTTCTTctctatattattttacattttaaagcacACCGAGTTCTCTTAT
Protein-coding regions in this window:
- the LOC129405761 gene encoding olfactory receptor 10AG1-like produces the protein MTYEKMKEDKNLSMVNQFVLVGFSDLPKIQGLLFGIFSVIYLIILLGNTLIITITSLDPSLQKPMYFFLGNFSSLEICYVSVTLPRMLKDLWTQDGSISRLNCATQMCFFLMLGATECFLLAVMSYDRYVAICNPLHYPLVMNHKTCVQLAVGSWIGGIPVQIGQTCQIFFLDFCNSNKINHFFCDIPPILQLACGNTTAHEISVYVVALLFVAFPFMLILASYSKIIGTILRLPTATGRAKAFSTCSSHLVVVLLFFASATITYLRPKSTHSPGIDKLLSLFYTIVTPMFNPMIYSLRNKDVIAALRKLFLKK